The nucleotide window CACGGCGCTCCGCAAGGTAGCACTGCCGAGCTCGCTGCCGTCGTTCTTCGCGGCCATCAAGATTTCCATCCCCGGCGCCATCACCGGCGCCCTGCTGGCCGAATGGCTCGCCACCGGCCAGGGCCTCGGTTACGGCATCGTCGTCGCCGTCTCCCAGGTGAAGAACTTCGAGGTCTGGTCGTCCGTCGTGGTCATCACGATCGTCTCGATGGTGCTCTACGGCATCGCCCAGTTCGCAGAGAACCTCGTGCTGCGACGGATGGGCATGGACCAGAGCGCAGGAAGCTAGCCGTGCTCGAGATCGCCGGTCCGGTGCTCGATGCGCTCGCGCAGGGCCACCGGGTCGCGATCGCCACGGTCACCCGGGTGCTCGGCAGCGCGCCGCGCACCCTGGGCACGGCCATGGCCGTGACCGACTCCGGCGCCGTGATCGGCAGCATCTCCGGCGGCTGCGTCGAGGGGGCGATCTACGAGAGCGCCCAGGAGGTGCTCGAGACCGGCGAGGGCCGGCACACCGAATTCGGGGTCACCGACGACGACGCCTTCGCCGTCGGCCTCAGCTGCGGCGGCACCGTCGGGGTCTACCTGGGCGAACTCGGCCCGGCAGGGTCCCGCAACGGCCTGGCCGAGGCGGCCAGGGTTCAGCTGGCCCGTGCGGCGACCGGTCAGGCGGCCGGACTCGCCCTGGTGGTGTCCGGCGCGGGCGCCGGCCTGATCCTCACGCCGGACGGCGCTTCCGCCGATACTGCCGGCCTCCCCACCGATACTGCCGGCCTCCCAGCGGATGCTGCCCGCCGCATCCGCGCCGAACTGCGCGCCCGTCTCGCCGGCGGCGGCACCGCACTGGGCGCCGTGGACTGCGACGGCGTCACCAGCCGGGTGCTGTACCTCGTGGCCCAGACCCCGCCGCGCTGCCTGATCTTCGGTGCCGTCGACTTCGCCGCCGCGCTGTCGGCGGCCGCCAGCCTGCTCGGCTACAGGGTCACCGTCTGCGACGCCCGCGCCGTGTTCGCCACGCCCGAACGGTTCCCGGCCGCCGCGGAGGTCGTGGTGGAGTGGCCGAGCGACTACCTGGCCCGCACCGACACCGACTCCCGCACCGTGGTCTGCGTGCTCACCCACGACGAGAAGTTCGACCTGCCGCTGCTGAGAACGGCGCTCGGCCTCGACGTTGCCTACGTGGGCGCCATGGGGTCCAGGCGCACCCACGACCGCCGGATGCTGCGGCTGCGGGACGCCGGAGTCGCCGAGGCCGATCTTCACCGGTTGCACTCGCCGATCGGGCTCGACCTCGGGGCGAGCAGCCCGGAGGAGACCGCCGTGTCGATCCTGGCCGAGGTGCTCGCCGCCCGCTCCGGTGCCTCGGGGAGCTCGCTGCGTGACCTGCCGGGTCCGATCCACCCCTCGGCCTGAGCCGGCCCTCACCCCATTCGGGGGACGAAACACGATCGACTGCGCATTAGCGTGCTCATCGAGTCCATCGAATGGGAGGAATCATTATGACCACCACACGGCAAGCAACGGGCACCAGGACCGGTACAGAATCCATGGACAACTACGGCACATCGGGCTGGACGGGGTGGATCGTCTTCGCCGGCGTCATGATGCTGATGATGGGCGCATTCCACGTCATCCAGGGTCTCGTGGCGCTGTTCGAGGACACGTACTACCTCGTCGGCCAGGAAGGACTGGTGGTGCAGGTCGACTACACGACCTGGGGCTGGGTGCACACCATCCTCGGCGCCGTGGTGATCCTGGCCGGCATCGCCCTGCTCGCCGGGCAGATGTGGGCGCGGATCGTCGCGATCATCCTGGCGTTCGGCAGCGCCCTGGTGAACATCGCGTTCCTGGGTGCCTACCCGGTCTGGTCGCTCACCATGATCGCCATCGACGTGCTGGTGATCTACGCGGTGACCATGCACGGCAAGGAGATGAAGCCGATCACGAGTCAGAGTCGAGCCACTAGTGTCGAGGAATGACTGACCGGCTGCCCGATGATCTCGCTCCAGAGCCCCTGACGGCGGCCGATCTGACCACGTTCATCCTGGACCTCAACGGGGCCGAAGAGACCTATCCCTTCGGCCCCGAGGCACGGGTGTTCAAGGTGCACGGCAAAGTCTTCGCCATCGACAACACGCCGGTGCATCGGGGACTATCCGAACCGACGGTGTCGATCACCGTCAAGGCGCTTCCCGAGAACGTGCCCCGGCTCATCCGGAGCGTTCCCGGCATCGATCCCGGCTACCACATGAGCAAAAAACATTGGCTGACCGTGCGCCTGAACGGCACGGTGCCCGGCGGGCATGTGCGCGAGCTGATTGCCGAATCGCACGCGATCGTGGTGGCCTCTCTGCCGCGGCAGGTGCGGCTCGGACTGGAGGGCTAGGCGCCCGCATTCACTAGACGCCACAGCCTGTCGCGCGACATCGGCAACTCATACGAGCGGATGCCGAGGGCATCGCGCACGGCGTTGGCCAGCGCCGGAGCCACCGGGTTGTACGGTGACTCGCTCATCGACTTCGCGCCGTACGGGCCCAGGTCGTCGGCGGTGTCCGCGAAGTAGACCTCGGTGACCGGCAGGTCCGCCAACTGCGGAATGTGATAGTTCCGGAGCACCTGGGTGAGAACGGTGCCGGCGCCGTCGAGGATGAGTTCCTCGTACAGAGCGGTGCCGATGGCCTGCGCCACCCCGCCCTCGATCTGGCCGCGGCACTGTTCGGGGTTCATCACGAAGCCGGCATCCGCGGTCTGGATCGACTGCAGCATCCGCACTTCACCGGTTTCGGTGTTCACCGCCACCCTGAACGCGTGCACGTTGAACGCCAGGGAGCGGCGGGCGCCGTCTTCCCGGCCCGTGCCGGTCAGGCCCTGTCCCGTCGTGCCGTCCGGGCCGGCCAGGTCGGCCAGCGGTACGAACACGTCGCCGGCGCGGAGTCCGTCGGCGGCCAGCACGAAATCGCCGGCCGGCCGGCCGGTGAGCCGGGCCGCCTTCTCGCGCAGCAGGCCGGCCAGCTCCAGGGCCGCGCCGTGCACGGCCTTGCCCGCCACCACCACGCCGGCCGACCCGAAGGCACCGGTGTCGTAACCGGCGGTGTCGGTGTCCGACTGCAGGATGCGGATGCGGTCCGGGCTGCTGTTCAGCGCCGTCGCTGCGATCTGCGTGTGCACGGTGGTGGTGCCGTTGCCGAACTCGGCTGTGCCCACCCGCACCAGGTAGGTTCCGTCCTGATCTACCGTGATGGTGGCCTGGGAGAAGTGGCCGCGCGGCGGTGTCGTCGCGATCATCGACGACGCCATGCCCTCGCCGACCCGCCAGGAGTCGCCGGCGGGGGCCGCCACGCCGTTGCCGCGGGCCAGGGCCGTCTGGGCCAGATCGAGGCACTGGTCCAGGCCGTAGCTGGCGAAGCCGATGTCGTCGCCTTCCTCGTGGGTCACCACGAGGGGATCGCCGGGCCGCACCGAGTTGATCCGGCGCAGGTCGAACGGGTTGATGCCCAACTCGGCGGCGAGTTCGTCCAGGGCGCACTCGATGCCGTAGATGACCTGGCCCAGGCCGTAACCGCGGAACGCGCCCGACGGCGGGTTGTTCGTGTACACGGCCTGCGCATCCACCCGCTTGTTGGGCACGTTGTACAGGGCCACGGATTCGCTGGTGCCGTGGAACATGACGCCAGGGCCGTGGTTGCCGTAGGAGCCGGTGTCGGAGAGTACGTCGATGGCCAGCGCGGTGAGCCGGCCGTCCCTGGTGGCGCCGAGGGTGACGCCGACCCGCATCGGGTGCCGGGCCGGGGAGGCCGCGAGCTCGTCGGTGCGGGTGAACTCGTATTGCACCGGGCGCCCGGTCTTCAGCACCGCCAAGGTGACGACGTCTTCGGTGAGGATCTCCTGCTTGCCGCCGAACCCGCCGCCGACGCGGGCGGTGAACACGCGCACCGCCTCGAGGTCGAGGCCGAAGATGCGGCTGATCTCCTTCTGCACGAGGAACGGCACCTGGGAGCTGGTGCGCAGCACGAGCCGGTTCTCGTCCAGCCAGCCGATGGTGGCGTGGGTCTCCAACTGGGTGTGCGCGACGCGCTGGGTCTGCCAGGTGCCGGTGACCACGGTGTCTGCGGCGGCGAGGCCCGCCGCCACGTCGCCGTATTCGCCGTGCAGTTCGGCGACGAGGTTGCGGGACGGGTCGGCGAGGCGGCTGGCCGTTGCGTCCTTGTCGCCGTGCACGAGCGGCGCGCCGGGCGTGAGGGCCTCGGCGGGGTCGAAGACGGCGGGCAGGAGCTCGTACTCCACCACGAGCAGCCGGCAGGCGTGCTCGGCGATGGCCACAGAGTCGGCGACCACGGCGGCCACCCGCTGGCCGCGGTGGCGCAGCACGGAGTCGAAGACCAGGCTGTCGTCGGGGTCGTCCAGCCGGCTCTCGTGCCGGGCGGAGGAGTACAGGGTGGCGGGGGAGTCGGTGTGGCTGAGCACGGCGTGCACACCGGGCAGGGCCAGGGCGGCGCTGTCGTCGATGGAGCTGATGCGGGCGTGGGCGTGCGGGCTGCGGAGCACCGTGAGGTGCAGCAGGCCGGGAACGGCCACGTCGAGGGTGTACGGCTCCTGACCGCTCACCACGCGGGCCGCGGCGGGCGCGCGCAGCGACCCGCCGACCTGACCGTCGGTGGCGGAGGTGCGCGGTTGCGTGCGCGGCTTGGTGGTGCGCACCGGGCCCAGGCCGGTGACGGGAGCGGCCGGCTGGGCCGCATCCGCCACGTGGTCGTGGTTGCAGCTGCCGTCGCTGGGGGTGTGCCGGCCCTGGATGGCGTCGTCGATGGCGCGGTAGCCCGTGCACCGGCAGAGGTTGCCCTTGAGTAGCCGGGGCAGGTCGTGCAGCTGGTGCTCCTGGATGGTGGAGGCCGTCACGATCATGCCCGGCGTGCAGAAGCCGCACTGGAAACCGGCCGCGTCGATGAAGCGCTGCTGGATCGGGGCGAGGTTCGCAGGGGAGCCGATGCCGGTGGCCGTGGTGACCTCTCGGCCCTCGGCCCGGAACGCCGGGTAGATGCAGGAGTGCACCGGGGTGCCGTCGACGAGCACCGAGCAGGCGCCGCAGTCGCCGGTGTCGCAGCCCTTCTTCACCTCGAAGTGCTCCTGCTCGCGCAGGTAGGTGCGCAGCGCCTGGCCGGCGGCGGCGGGCGCATCGACGGGGCTGCCGTTGACGGAGAGCCTCATGCGCGGGCCCCGTTCTGGGCGGTCGGCGCGGTCGGCGCGGCGAGCTCCTGCCGGATTTCCTCGCCGAGCAGCCCGCTCACGGCGCGGCGCCAGTCGGCGGCGCCGTGCGCATCCGTGAACCAGGCGTCGATGGCGGCGATGCCCGCCGCCAGCACGGGTGCGTCGGGGATCCGCGGGTAGCGCAGCTGCACCGGGCGCACTGTACCCCCGGTGACGGTGAGCACGAAGACGCCGTCGGTGTCCAGTCGGCCGATGAGCACGGCGCCGGAGCGGCCGAGCGGGGAGAGAGCGATCTTGCGGTAGGCGGTGCGGGCGGCCAGCGCGGCGGCCGGCACGTGGATGGAACGCAGCACGTCGCCGGGCGTGAGCACATTGGTGGTGTTGCCGGTGACGAAGTCGACCGCCGGCATCCACTCGTCGGTGCCGTCGGCGCGCCAGATCAGCACCTCGGCGTCGAGGGCGGCGGTGAGGCAGATCATCGGTCCGGCGGGCAGCGAGGTGCACAGGTTCCCGCCGACGGTGGCGACGTTCCAGATCTTGAACGAGCCGAACAGGGCCGTGCAGGCCTGGTGGAAGACCGGGTGGGCGACCCAGCCGGCAGCGGCGGGCATGCCGGCGAGCTCGGCGAGGGTGCACGTGGCGGCGATTTCCAGGCCGTCGCCGCTCACGGTCAGCGCCGGCCAGCCCATGGTCTGCAGGTCGACGAGGCCGGTGAGGTGGATGCGCGGGTCGGCGAACAGCTCGGAGCCGCCGGCCAGCGGAACGACGGACGCGTTCAGGGCCGCCAGGTCGTCGCGGCTGCGGGCCGGGGTGATGGTCGCAACGGTGCTGAGGTCCATCCGGTCTCCCAAAGTCGTGGATGCGCGCTCTCATGCTTGCGCGGCATCCGGGTATCGCCGGGCCTGTGGGCACCGTCGAGGGGCGCCCTCTGCGGGGCGCCGACATCCCTAGTCAAGCGCAGCATTGTGTCGGCAATGTAAACCGCCCCGGCGCGGCTCAGCCGATCCCCAGTTTTCCGCCGTGAACTGGGGCCAACTGTTCCCCGTGCGGACTTCTGCGCCCGGCACACCGGGACCAGTTGTCCGCATCGGCAACAGTTGCGGCGGGCACGGCGGGCGCGGCGGGCGCGGCGGGCGCGTCAGCCGAGGGCGGCGACCCACTCGGTGCTGCCGTCGGTGAAGCCCTGTTCCTTCCAGATGGGCACGCGGGCCTTGATCTCGTCGACGAGGGCGGCACAGGCCGCAAACGCCTCCACGCGGTGCGCTGAGGCCACGGCGCAGGCCAGCGCCACGTCGCCGATGCCCAGGTCGCCCACGCGGTGAGCGGCGGCGATCCGGCAACCGGGGTGGGCGCCGGCCACCTCGCGGGCCACCTCGTCCAGCACGGCCTGGGCACTCGGATGCGCGCTGTAGCGCAGCCAGGTGACCCCCCGGTCCTCATCGTGGTTGCGCACCACCCCCGCGAACGACACCACGGCGCCGGCCGTGGCGTCGGCCACGGCGTCGGCGCACTCGTCCACCGTGATCGGGGTGTCGTCGACCCGGGCGAACAGTACGGCGTCGGCGGTGGGCTCAGCGCTGGGCTCAGTGGCCATGGTGGGTGTCCTTGCCGGTGGAGGTGGGGGAGGCGGAGCCGGCCGGAGGCGGAGTGGCATGGTCGGCGCCACGCACCTGGTCGATGAGGTGGTCGAGCACGTCCGCGAGCACCGCCAGGCCGTCGCGCACGCCGCCGGTGGAGCCGGGCAGGTTGATCACGACGGTGCGGCCGCGCGCGATGCCGGCGTGCCCGCGGGACAGCACGGCCAGCGGCGTGGACGCTGTGCCGCGCCGGCGGAGCTCCTCCATGATGCCGGGCAGCTGGCGCCCGAGCAGCGGCAGGGTCTGCTCCGGCGTCTGGTCGGTGGGGCTCACCCCGGTTCCGCCCGTCGTGATGACGAGGTCGAGGCCGGCCTCGATGGCGGCCGCGAGGGCGTCGCCGACGGGGCCGCCGTCGGCGACGACGGCGCGGTCGAGCACGAGCCAGCCGCGTTCCGCCAGCCAGGCGTCGATGACCGGGCCGGTGCGGTCGGGGTAGACGCCGGCGGCCGCGCGGGTGGAGGCCACGATCACCTGGGCGACCCTCCCGGCGGCGCCCCTGCCGGTGGCGGGCCGGGCTGCGGCGGTCACTGCGTGCTCCAGTCGCCGCTCTTGCCGCCGGACTTCGCGAGCACCCGGATGTCGGTGATGACGGCGTGCTTGTCGACGGCCTTGATCATGTCGTACAGGGTGAGTGCCGCCACCGAGACGCTGGTCAGCGCCTCCATCTCGACGCCGGTCACGCCCGTGGTCTTCACTGTCGCGGTGATCACGACCCTGTCGGTGCCCGGCTCGAAATCGATGCTGGCGCCGGTGATCGGCAGGGGGTGGCAGAGCGGGATCAGCGCGGAGGTCTGCTTGGCGCCCATGATTCCGGCCACCCTGGCCACGGCGAGGGCCTCGCCCTTGGGCAGGTCGCCGGCCACGAGCAGCGCGATCACGTCGGGGCGGGTGATCAGCGTGGCCGTCGCCGTGGCGCGCCGGGTGGTGACGGCCTTGTCGGTCACGTCCACCATGAGGGCGGCGCCGTCGGCACGCACGTGGCTGAGCGAACCCGCCGTGTTTTCTGCGGGGTTCGAGGGGGTCTGGTCAGTCATCGATGCTCCAATAGTCCATGAGCTCGCCCGCCGCGACGCCGCCCACCCCGACGGGCAGGTGAACGAGCACGGTCGCGGCGGCATAGGCGTGCAGGAGGTGCGAACTCGCACCGCCCACCAGGTCGAGGGCCCCGTCCGGGCGCAGGATGCCGCGGCGCAGCTGGTGCTTGTCGGCCGGGGAGGCCACGGCGGCGGCGAGCGGGGCGCGCTCGAGCACCCGGTCGGGCCGCGGCATCCCCGCCAGGCGGCGCAGCAGCGGGCGCAGGAACACCTCGAACGAGATCAGCGCGCTCACCGGGTTGCCGGGGAAGGTGACGACGGGTACCCGAATACCGGCGGTGCCAGAGGCGGTAGCCGGGCGGATGATCTCGCCGAGGCCCTGCGGCCCGCCGGGCTGCATGGCCACGTGCCGGAAGGTCACACCGAGCGGACCGAGCGCGTCACGCACCACCTCGCGGGCACCGGCGCTGACCCCGCCGACGGTGACCACGAGGTCGGCGTCCGGCGCGTCGGCGAGCACGGCGAGCAGGTCGTCGGCGTCGTCGGAGCGGCACGGCCTTGCGGTCACCGTGCAGCCGGCCTCCTGCAGGGCCTGGCCGAGGATGACGCTGTTGGAGTCGTAGATCTGGCCGGCGGCGAGGTCGTTACCCGGCTCCCGGATCTCGTGGCCGGTCGCGATGAGCAGCACCCGGATGCGCCTGAGCACCGTGACGCTGGTGACGCCGGTGCCCGCGAGAACCCCCAGCTGCGCGGGGCCGAGGCGGCTGCCGGCGGGCAAGAGCCTGTCGCCGGTGCGCACATCGCTGCCGGTGGGGCGCACGAACGAGCCGGGCGTGACGGGAGCGAGGAAGGAGGCGGTGTGGCCGGCCGGCAGGAAGCGCGGTGGGTCGACCTGCTCGATCGGCACCACGGCATCCGCGCCGGCCGGGATCGGGGCGCCCGTCATGATCGGGGCCGCCGTGCCTGGGAGCAGGGCAGTGCCCGGGTCGCCCGCATTGATTCGGCCGGCGATCGCGAGGTTCGCCGGGGTGCCGGGCGCGGCGTCGGCCAGGTCGGCCGAGCGCAGGGCGTAGCCGTCCATCTGCGAATTATCGAAGGGGGGAAGCGAGACGGGCGAGTCGACGTCGGCCGCGAGAATCCGTGCCCGGTACCGGTCAGGGTCGCCGGTCAGCCGGGCGGCGGAGAGCGGGAGGACCTCGGTGGCCCTGGCGAGGAACAGCGGCGCGAGAAGGCTCGCCACGGCGTCCCGGTGCTCGTCGATCGTTCGCGCGCTCATGCCACCATCTTGCCGCAGCCGGGAGCGCAGTGCGCTCTGCCCCCGCGCACGACAGCCTTGAAGGGGACCCCACCGCGGCGTAGGGTGCCTCGGAACACCCGACATTCAGGGGAGGGCCGGTCATGGGACATCTCGTGGTGCAGCAATTCGTCACCATCGATGGGTTCGCGGCGAACCTCGACAATGAGTTCACGGCCTACGAGCTCCTCGACGGCCGTACCGACGAGTTCGACCGCAGCCAGGTGGACTGGCTCGCCGGCGTGGATGCCATGGTGCTCGGTGCGACGACCTATCGGATGTTCGTGGGTTACTGGCCGACGCCGGCGGCGGCGGAGGAGATCGTGGCGGCGCCGCTGAACGCGCTGGGCCGGCACGTGTTCTCCCGCACCCTCAGGCACGCTCCCTGGGGCGACCTGCCGCCGGCCACCCTCGAGTCCGGCGACGCCGTCGAGGCCATCCGCCGGATCAAGGCCGAGTACGCCGGGCTCGTGGTGCTGTGGGGCAGCCTGAGCCTGAGTCGGGCCTTCTTCGCCGCCGGGGAGGTCGACGAGGTGCGCCTCGTGGTGATGCCCGTTGTGATCGGCGCCGGCCGGGGCGTGTTCCCGGCGGACACCGACCCGTCGGTGCTCGACCTGCGCGGCGCGCGAACCTTCGACGACGGCCTCGTCGAAGTGCACTATGCCCTGCGCGCCGCCCCGGAGTGGTGAGCGTCGTAGGCTGGATGGACCGGGCGATGGGCGCCCGCGTCCACGGAGGGACCATCACGATGCAGGTGCAGGTGCGCTACTTCGCCGCCGCCAAGGCCGCCACCGGGGTGGCCGGAGAGACCCGCGACCTGCCGGATGGCGCCACCATCGGTGGTTTCCTCGACGATCTCGGCAGTACCTCTCCGGCGGTTTTCGCCCGCTGCTCGTTCATTGTGAACGGCGCCGCCACCACCGACAGGGCGAGAGTCCTCGAGAACGGCGACCTGCTCGACGTGCTGCCCCCGTTCGCCGGAGGCTGACCCGTCTCAGGGCGTCACCACCGGGAATGCCGGGTCGGGGCTGTCCAGCAGCGCGAACAGCCTGGGCAGCACGCTGGCATCCCCGGTCATGTCGACGCCGCTGAACGAGCCGCTTTCGACCGCCTGGACCAGCCGCGCCCGGGTGATCCGCACGTTGAGGTCCGCCAGGCGTGGCGTTGCCATCCGGAAGTGGATCAGCGCCCCGTTGCTCAGTTCGAGCCTGTACAGCTCCCGGGTGTCGGTGATCACCCAGTTGACGGCGAAACTCTCGTTCCAGGCCCTGGGTCCGTCGATGCGGATGGCGAGGGTGTCGAACAGCTGGGTCACGGTCAGCGCCGAGAGCAGTCCGGCGGCGGAGAGGTCGGTGCGGCCGACCCCG belongs to Cryobacterium sp. SO2 and includes:
- a CDS encoding MoaD/ThiS family protein, with the translated sequence MGARVHGGTITMQVQVRYFAAAKAATGVAGETRDLPDGATIGGFLDDLGSTSPAVFARCSFIVNGAATTDRARVLENGDLLDVLPPFAGG
- the glp gene encoding gephyrin-like molybdotransferase Glp, with product MSARTIDEHRDAVASLLAPLFLARATEVLPLSAARLTGDPDRYRARILAADVDSPVSLPPFDNSQMDGYALRSADLADAAPGTPANLAIAGRINAGDPGTALLPGTAAPIMTGAPIPAGADAVVPIEQVDPPRFLPAGHTASFLAPVTPGSFVRPTGSDVRTGDRLLPAGSRLGPAQLGVLAGTGVTSVTVLRRIRVLLIATGHEIREPGNDLAAGQIYDSNSVILGQALQEAGCTVTARPCRSDDADDLLAVLADAPDADLVVTVGGVSAGAREVVRDALGPLGVTFRHVAMQPGGPQGLGEIIRPATASGTAGIRVPVVTFPGNPVSALISFEVFLRPLLRRLAGMPRPDRVLERAPLAAAVASPADKHQLRRGILRPDGALDLVGGASSHLLHAYAAATVLVHLPVGVGGVAAGELMDYWSIDD
- a CDS encoding MogA/MoaB family molybdenum cofactor biosynthesis protein; translation: MTAAARPATGRGAAGRVAQVIVASTRAAAGVYPDRTGPVIDAWLAERGWLVLDRAVVADGGPVGDALAAAIEAGLDLVITTGGTGVSPTDQTPEQTLPLLGRQLPGIMEELRRRGTASTPLAVLSRGHAGIARGRTVVINLPGSTGGVRDGLAVLADVLDHLIDQVRGADHATPPPAGSASPTSTGKDTHHGH
- a CDS encoding molybdopterin cofactor-binding domain-containing protein, with product MRLSVNGSPVDAPAAAGQALRTYLREQEHFEVKKGCDTGDCGACSVLVDGTPVHSCIYPAFRAEGREVTTATGIGSPANLAPIQQRFIDAAGFQCGFCTPGMIVTASTIQEHQLHDLPRLLKGNLCRCTGYRAIDDAIQGRHTPSDGSCNHDHVADAAQPAAPVTGLGPVRTTKPRTQPRTSATDGQVGGSLRAPAAARVVSGQEPYTLDVAVPGLLHLTVLRSPHAHARISSIDDSAALALPGVHAVLSHTDSPATLYSSARHESRLDDPDDSLVFDSVLRHRGQRVAAVVADSVAIAEHACRLLVVEYELLPAVFDPAEALTPGAPLVHGDKDATASRLADPSRNLVAELHGEYGDVAAGLAAADTVVTGTWQTQRVAHTQLETHATIGWLDENRLVLRTSSQVPFLVQKEISRIFGLDLEAVRVFTARVGGGFGGKQEILTEDVVTLAVLKTGRPVQYEFTRTDELAASPARHPMRVGVTLGATRDGRLTALAIDVLSDTGSYGNHGPGVMFHGTSESVALYNVPNKRVDAQAVYTNNPPSGAFRGYGLGQVIYGIECALDELAAELGINPFDLRRINSVRPGDPLVVTHEEGDDIGFASYGLDQCLDLAQTALARGNGVAAPAGDSWRVGEGMASSMIATTPPRGHFSQATITVDQDGTYLVRVGTAEFGNGTTTVHTQIAATALNSSPDRIRILQSDTDTAGYDTGAFGSAGVVVAGKAVHGAALELAGLLREKAARLTGRPAGDFVLAADGLRAGDVFVPLADLAGPDGTTGQGLTGTGREDGARRSLAFNVHAFRVAVNTETGEVRMLQSIQTADAGFVMNPEQCRGQIEGGVAQAIGTALYEELILDGAGTVLTQVLRNYHIPQLADLPVTEVYFADTADDLGPYGAKSMSESPYNPVAPALANAVRDALGIRSYELPMSRDRLWRLVNAGA
- a CDS encoding XdhC/CoxI family protein → MLEIAGPVLDALAQGHRVAIATVTRVLGSAPRTLGTAMAVTDSGAVIGSISGGCVEGAIYESAQEVLETGEGRHTEFGVTDDDAFAVGLSCGGTVGVYLGELGPAGSRNGLAEAARVQLARAATGQAAGLALVVSGAGAGLILTPDGASADTAGLPTDTAGLPADAARRIRAELRARLAGGGTALGAVDCDGVTSRVLYLVAQTPPRCLIFGAVDFAAALSAAASLLGYRVTVCDARAVFATPERFPAAAEVVVEWPSDYLARTDTDSRTVVCVLTHDEKFDLPLLRTALGLDVAYVGAMGSRRTHDRRMLRLRDAGVAEADLHRLHSPIGLDLGASSPEETAVSILAEVLAARSGASGSSLRDLPGPIHPSA
- a CDS encoding MmcQ/YjbR family DNA-binding protein, with the protein product MTDRLPDDLAPEPLTAADLTTFILDLNGAEETYPFGPEARVFKVHGKVFAIDNTPVHRGLSEPTVSITVKALPENVPRLIRSVPGIDPGYHMSKKHWLTVRLNGTVPGGHVRELIAESHAIVVASLPRQVRLGLEG
- a CDS encoding molybdenum cofactor biosynthesis protein MoaE; amino-acid sequence: MATEPSAEPTADAVLFARVDDTPITVDECADAVADATAGAVVSFAGVVRNHDEDRGVTWLRYSAHPSAQAVLDEVAREVAGAHPGCRIAAAHRVGDLGIGDVALACAVASAHRVEAFAACAALVDEIKARVPIWKEQGFTDGSTEWVAALG
- a CDS encoding FAD binding domain-containing protein gives rise to the protein MDLSTVATITPARSRDDLAALNASVVPLAGGSELFADPRIHLTGLVDLQTMGWPALTVSGDGLEIAATCTLAELAGMPAAAGWVAHPVFHQACTALFGSFKIWNVATVGGNLCTSLPAGPMICLTAALDAEVLIWRADGTDEWMPAVDFVTGNTTNVLTPGDVLRSIHVPAAALAARTAYRKIALSPLGRSGAVLIGRLDTDGVFVLTVTGGTVRPVQLRYPRIPDAPVLAAGIAAIDAWFTDAHGAADWRRAVSGLLGEEIRQELAAPTAPTAQNGARA
- the moaC gene encoding cyclic pyranopterin monophosphate synthase MoaC codes for the protein MTDQTPSNPAENTAGSLSHVRADGAALMVDVTDKAVTTRRATATATLITRPDVIALLVAGDLPKGEALAVARVAGIMGAKQTSALIPLCHPLPITGASIDFEPGTDRVVITATVKTTGVTGVEMEALTSVSVAALTLYDMIKAVDKHAVITDIRVLAKSGGKSGDWSTQ
- a CDS encoding dihydrofolate reductase family protein codes for the protein MGHLVVQQFVTIDGFAANLDNEFTAYELLDGRTDEFDRSQVDWLAGVDAMVLGATTYRMFVGYWPTPAAAEEIVAAPLNALGRHVFSRTLRHAPWGDLPPATLESGDAVEAIRRIKAEYAGLVVLWGSLSLSRAFFAAGEVDEVRLVVMPVVIGAGRGVFPADTDPSVLDLRGARTFDDGLVEVHYALRAAPEW